CCGATCCCGCGGTTCGTATTCCGCAACTGGAACGAATAGGCGTACGTAACATCGCGGTCCATGCCGGTGTGGACTTGCAGGCCCAAGGGCGTACCGCGCTTGATGATCTGAAATTGATGAAGTCGATTTCCCGGTCTTTCAAAATCGCGGTGGCCGGAGGGATCAACCAGCACACCGTCGATGATTATCTCGATGCGGGGGCGGACGTCATCATTGTCGGAGGCGGCATAGCCCATGCGCAGGATCCGGCGTTGGAAGCCGAATTGCTTGCCAACCGAATTCACAAGAACCAGCCGAAAGCAGCGTAGCCATGAATAAGGAACTTGAACTTATAGTCGGAGAAATCAATAAATACTATGTTCGGATAGACGACGAGTCCTTGCATTCGCTGGCTCGCGCAATTCTAACTGCCAAACGGGTATTTGTAGCTGGACTGGGACGTTCCGGCGATGCGGCCCAAGCATTCTCGAATCGGCTGATGCACCTCGGATTGCAGGTGCATTTCGTCGGGGAATCGACCAGTCCTTCAATAGCCAAAAATGATTTGCTTGTCATCTGTTCCGGGTCGGGCACGACAACGGTTTTGCTGGCGATGGCCCGGAAATGCAAAGAAATCGGGGCCAAAGTAGCAACACT
This genomic stretch from Bifidobacterium sp. ESL0690 harbors:
- the hxlB gene encoding 6-phospho-3-hexuloisomerase — translated: MNKELELIVGEINKYYVRIDDESLHSLARAILTAKRVFVAGLGRSGDAAQAFSNRLMHLGLQVHFVGESTSPSIAKNDLLVICSGSGTTTVLLAMARKCKEIGAKVATLTMAPQAAIGELSDFVVRIPGSAKRPDSHDGTADSRQPMGTLFEQFSWLTFDALVLILMSKLGETTETMFARHTNLE